CACGATGCCAGGTTCACCGTGACGACGGCCTCGGGCAATGAATTCGCCTTCACGCCCGGCAGCGACCCTGCCGACGAACCGGTGTTCGTCAAGGGCGGCACGCGGCTCACGGTGACCGGCACGGCACGCCGCCAGAGCCCGACGGGCACGGGGGAAGGCCCCGAGGTGACTTTCTCCGCCCAGACGCTCGACGCCACGACGCCGCGCACCTGCCACATCATCACCTACGATGCCAAAAACGCGGGCAGCGCCACGCTGACCATCACACTCGGCGAGGATTACACCGATACCCGGACGCTTGACTGCGAGGTCAACGAGGGAGCCATCGACGATACCGAAAAGAAATAAAAACAGGGAAAGATATGAAAACATTTACCAAATTTCTTACGATGTTAGCGGTTGCGGCACTCTTCGCGACCGGCTGTGTAAACGAAGAGCCCCCGTACAAGGAGGATCCGAACCCCGAGCCCGCCGGGATGACCGGCTATCTGTCGATCGGCAACCTCTCGATGACAGTCGTCTACGACGAAACCGAAATCCGTCCCGACGACACGTCGGACGAGACGCAGGCCGCACGCACCGCATCCGGGACGCGCGCTACGGCTCCCGACGTGGACAGCTTTATCGTGGAGATCCTCGACGCCGACAACGCGCAGGTACTCGAAATGACCTATGCCGAGCTGAAGGAGCAGCTCAAGACGCCGATGGAACTGAAGGTGGGCGCCTACCGCATGGAAGTCCGCTCGGAAGACACGATGCCCGGCGTGGACTGGGAACACCCCGTCTACGGTGCGACGAGCGACTTTACGATCACCAAGGCACAGACGACCTCGCCCGAAGAGGTGGTCTGCACCCTGCAGAACATCAAAGTCTCGGTGGAATATTCGTCCGAGCTGGCCGATATGCTGGCCGACACCAGCAAGGCCACCGTATCGCTGGGCGACACCAGCCTGGATTTCCTCAAAACCGCAACCCGGGCGGCCTATTTCAAACCGCAGGCACTGGAAAACACCCTGGACTTCGTATTCGACGGCACTTTCGCCGACACCGATGTCCCCGCTAAATTCAGCAAGCAGATCACCGGGGTCAAGGCCGGGCAATGGCGCAAGGTTTCGGTCGTAATCGGCTACGCCGACAAGGGCAACATCCTCTTCTCGGTCAAAGTCGACAACAGCATCCTCCAGGACAACAAGTTCGTCGTCGACGGTACGGAAAACCTCGGGGAAGAGCTCCTCGAAGACCCCAACGCCCCGGCACTCACCTGGCCCGGGCACGACATGACGCAGCCCTTCACGCTAACCGACGCCATGTTCGACGCGGAAGGGAACTGCATCGAACCGTTCGCATTCGACCTCTCCTCGCCCAACGGCATCGAATCGCTGCAAGTGACCGTCGGCTCCACCAACAGCCAGTTCCTGGCGTCGATGTCCGCCATCCAGTTGCCCCAAACATTCGACCTCTGCGCCCTCGACGCATCTTCGGCGGCAGGGATTATCCTCAAGGGCTTCGGCTACCCCGTAGGCAGCGAACTCAAAGGACAGACGGCCAAGAGTTTCAACATCGCAGGGCAGATCAGGGCGCTCTATGAATTCGACGGTACGCACACCTTCGCCTTCACGATGACCGATGCAAAAAACGTCTCGTCCGAAGCCGTACTGACGCTCGTAGTCGATAAAAGCTCGGGGCAGACGGGCCCCCGGATCACGTGGCGCGGCTACGACATCGACCAGCAATACGAAGTGCAGAAGGACATGGTGATCGACATCGACATCGAGGCCGACAAAGGCATCAAGTCGTTCTTCGTGACGATCGACTCCGAAACGCTCAGGCCGCTGCTGCCGGTGATCAACCTGCCGGAGAAATTCGACATCTGCGACATCCCCGACGAACTGGTCGAAGTCCTGCACGGCGAATTCGGGTTCCCGATCAACGAGCAGGTAAAGAACCAGACGTCGGTGACCTTCTCGATCACCAAATTCGTCGAGATACTGCTGGAAATCCCGGGCGAGCATAATTTCGTCCTCGACGTGACGGACAACGATAATGTACTGACACACAAGACTGTCAAACTCATCGTCCACTAAAGCCGACCGATAATGAAACGATATATCTCATATTTTGCCGTACTGCTCG
This Alistipes onderdonkii DNA region includes the following protein-coding sequences:
- a CDS encoding DUF4493 domain-containing protein, giving the protein MKTFTKFLTMLAVAALFATGCVNEEPPYKEDPNPEPAGMTGYLSIGNLSMTVVYDETEIRPDDTSDETQAARTASGTRATAPDVDSFIVEILDADNAQVLEMTYAELKEQLKTPMELKVGAYRMEVRSEDTMPGVDWEHPVYGATSDFTITKAQTTSPEEVVCTLQNIKVSVEYSSELADMLADTSKATVSLGDTSLDFLKTATRAAYFKPQALENTLDFVFDGTFADTDVPAKFSKQITGVKAGQWRKVSVVIGYADKGNILFSVKVDNSILQDNKFVVDGTENLGEELLEDPNAPALTWPGHDMTQPFTLTDAMFDAEGNCIEPFAFDLSSPNGIESLQVTVGSTNSQFLASMSAIQLPQTFDLCALDASSAAGIILKGFGYPVGSELKGQTAKSFNIAGQIRALYEFDGTHTFAFTMTDAKNVSSEAVLTLVVDKSSGQTGPRITWRGYDIDQQYEVQKDMVIDIDIEADKGIKSFFVTIDSETLRPLLPVINLPEKFDICDIPDELVEVLHGEFGFPINEQVKNQTSVTFSITKFVEILLEIPGEHNFVLDVTDNDNVLTHKTVKLIVH